In one Deinococcus sedimenti genomic region, the following are encoded:
- a CDS encoding protein kinase domain-containing protein, which yields MTLTSGWEVLTPVGSAAPVHEGQHSVGYFVQHRDGREGFLKVIDLSDVYQAPNVMLELQLVSAQFNFEVKLLDICRDLRMHRVVRAMDHGEERLPGILVPVPYIVFDRAAGDIRDHLAMTTIDSVWLLHCVHHVAVGLQQLHGARYAHNDLKPANILVFPGDGWKIGDLGRAVDARGTSPHHEHLFSGTMEYAPPEVLYFAPSTEVWRERKWADLYMLGGLVTFLFTHQHFNTYLYDELDEPLQPIIFCGEWEGSFEDLLPHLLGAFGRAMRTVERELVARVGPELAPELARCIRELCCPEPARRGHPSNVGTLDPTSVQRHVSLFDLLRQRALLAQRRAR from the coding sequence ATGACGCTGACCAGTGGCTGGGAGGTGCTGACCCCAGTGGGGTCTGCGGCGCCCGTTCATGAAGGGCAGCATTCGGTCGGCTACTTCGTGCAGCACCGTGACGGGCGCGAAGGGTTCCTGAAAGTCATTGACCTGTCCGACGTCTACCAGGCCCCCAACGTCATGCTGGAACTCCAACTTGTCTCCGCGCAGTTCAACTTTGAGGTCAAACTTCTCGACATCTGCCGGGACCTGCGCATGCACCGTGTCGTGCGGGCGATGGATCACGGTGAGGAGCGGCTGCCCGGCATCCTCGTTCCGGTGCCCTACATCGTGTTTGACCGCGCAGCCGGGGACATCCGCGACCACTTGGCCATGACGACCATTGATTCGGTCTGGCTCCTGCATTGTGTTCACCACGTCGCGGTAGGGCTGCAGCAGTTGCACGGGGCCCGGTATGCCCACAACGACCTGAAGCCAGCCAACATCCTGGTGTTTCCTGGGGACGGTTGGAAGATTGGGGACCTGGGCCGGGCCGTGGACGCCCGCGGCACCTCCCCCCACCACGAGCATCTGTTTTCCGGCACCATGGAGTACGCCCCGCCCGAAGTGCTGTATTTCGCGCCGTCCACCGAAGTCTGGCGGGAGCGCAAATGGGCTGACCTCTACATGCTGGGCGGACTGGTCACCTTCCTGTTTACCCACCAACACTTCAACACGTACCTGTACGACGAACTGGACGAACCGCTCCAGCCCATCATCTTCTGTGGGGAGTGGGAAGGCAGTTTTGAGGATCTGCTGCCGCATCTGCTGGGCGCCTTCGGCCGGGCGATGCGGACAGTCGAGCGGGAGCTGGTGGCCCGGGTCGGGCCTGAACTGGCCCCCGAGCTGGCCCGCTGCATCCGGGAGCTGTGCTGTCCAGAACCTGCCCGGCGGGGGCACCCCAGCAACGTTGGCACCCTCGACCCCACCAGCGTACAGCGGCACGTCAGTCTGTTTGACCTGCTGCGGCAGCGGGCTCTGCTGGCTCAGCGGCGTGCGCGGTGA
- a CDS encoding multicopper oxidase domain-containing protein, protein MVGSVNHKRNGFDPMAMLTDWDWGKVSTLPNGQTLREYTMIAQDKEIEIAPGIFFPAWTYNGRVPGPTLRCTEGDRLRITFINQTIHAHTIHFHGVHSAEMDGVPGAGPGEIQPGGRFVYEFDAEPFGCHLYHCHATSLKRHIHKGMYGAFIVDPKEGRLPAREFVMVQNAFDTNFDGANEIYAVNTVGFEFARRPIPVQKGELIRIYLINILEFDLINSFHLHANFFNYYDTGTTLEPTSRIVDTIMQAQGQRGILEFKYKFTGNFMFHPHISEFTELGWMGSFQVVEPDAYPAALKAAGVDAGWDRRSRQGAAGGRS, encoded by the coding sequence ATGGTCGGCTCGGTCAACCACAAGCGCAACGGCTTCGATCCGATGGCGATGCTCACGGACTGGGACTGGGGCAAGGTCAGCACCCTCCCGAATGGCCAGACGCTGCGCGAATACACCATGATCGCGCAGGATAAGGAGATCGAGATTGCCCCTGGCATCTTCTTCCCCGCCTGGACATACAACGGCCGCGTCCCAGGCCCCACCCTGCGCTGCACGGAAGGCGACCGGCTGCGCATCACCTTTATCAATCAGACGATTCACGCGCACACCATTCACTTTCACGGCGTGCACTCGGCCGAGATGGACGGCGTACCTGGGGCCGGCCCCGGTGAAATTCAGCCCGGCGGGCGCTTCGTCTACGAGTTTGACGCCGAGCCTTTCGGCTGTCACCTCTACCACTGCCACGCCACGAGCTTGAAACGGCACATTCACAAGGGCATGTACGGGGCCTTCATCGTGGATCCCAAAGAGGGGCGGCTGCCGGCGCGTGAGTTCGTGATGGTGCAAAACGCCTTTGACACCAACTTCGACGGGGCCAACGAGATCTATGCGGTGAACACGGTGGGCTTCGAGTTCGCACGCCGGCCCATTCCCGTTCAGAAGGGTGAACTGATCCGCATCTACCTGATCAACATCCTAGAATTCGACCTGATCAACTCGTTTCACCTGCACGCGAACTTCTTCAACTACTACGACACCGGCACCACCCTGGAGCCCACCAGCCGCATCGTGGACACCATCATGCAGGCCCAGGGCCAGCGCGGCATCCTGGAATTTAAGTACAAGTTCACCGGCAACTTCATGTTTCACCCGCACATCAGCGAGTTCACCGAGCTCGGCTGGATGGGCTCGTTTCAGGTGGTGGAGCCAGACGCCTATCCGGCGGCCTTGAAAGCCGCTGGAGTGGACGCTGGCTGGGACCGGCGCAGCCGGCAGGGTGCTGCTGGGGGCCGCTCGTGA